Proteins from one Longimicrobium sp. genomic window:
- a CDS encoding molybdopterin dinucleotide binding domain-containing protein produces the protein MKRRDFLKVLGVSGAGVATVGCGTTQADKLIPYVIPPEDIVPGTSTFYASTCRECPAGCGIQVETHEGRVTKVEGNPGHPVSHGNTCARGQASVQGLYHPDRYQGPMLIESDVGGTPRNVAWSIAEEQVAAQIYSAPRGSVVFLSGNYTGTMARLADEFTAAIGGRRVTYAPLEDAPRDLDFANADLIVAFGADFLETWGSPVDYAWQFAQMHAYRKGGVRGKFIWVGPHRPLTGLNADLWLNCKPGTEALVADALASGNAGAAAQAGIDARKLQTAIDWYRTARTPVAMGPGAALRSSGNTALEAAVARLNRGGGAAAPARPADMRPMVELIRQMAAGQVRVLLIDASDPVFTLPGGLKFAQALKKVPVRVSFSSFPDDTARMANFILPQSHFLESWDDHAPRAGVLNLVQPAMRPVFNTKQVGDVLLAVAARLNLALPGAAAGAKTYYDYLVANWAGRASGSAWRDALKAGGIFAASGGTAALPAGAAAATAPAGAQPAPVATTPVPTTPAPVAATAAPAGAAAAPIFEGTGEYVLVVYPSYRFFDGRNANRPWLLELPDPVTKVPWDMWVEVHPNTAKKLGVVQGDVLEVKSPHGAIQLPAYIWPGVREDAVAIQMGMGHEGFGRWTAGRGANPMKLLGGAVDPASGAFVHYGVRVSLRATGEGAGPRFQGLYENGVRIQHDREVAQAVSLAAITQADAQGPGAIPGSEHEIEELKGNGGFKPVPTRTDPAGGYPTPGSEYGQYIPGDTRWAMVMDLARCIGCSACTVACYAENNIPVVGPSEYKRGRDLSWLRIERYFGVGQDEAEAYSDAATDDVRFVPMPCQHCSNAPCEPVCPVYAAYHTPDGLNGQVYNRCVGTRYCANNCPYKVRVFNWFTYQFETPLNWQLNPDVTVREKGVMEKCTFCVQRIHEGERRAAVEGRHVRDGEVVPACAQACPTQVITFGNIRDQNSAVARAATTNRGYRALEELNTQTAIVYLKKVTLHQPRNTSHEAEERAEMGGTENTPQAGVHPGGR, from the coding sequence ATGAAGAGACGCGACTTCCTGAAGGTCCTGGGCGTATCCGGGGCCGGCGTCGCGACGGTCGGGTGCGGCACCACACAGGCCGACAAGCTGATCCCCTACGTGATCCCCCCCGAGGACATCGTCCCCGGGACGTCCACGTTCTACGCCAGCACCTGCCGCGAATGCCCGGCCGGGTGCGGCATCCAGGTGGAAACGCACGAGGGGCGCGTCACCAAGGTCGAGGGGAACCCCGGCCACCCGGTCTCGCACGGCAACACCTGCGCGCGCGGGCAGGCGTCGGTCCAGGGGCTCTACCACCCCGACCGCTACCAGGGCCCCATGCTCATCGAGAGCGACGTGGGCGGCACCCCGCGCAACGTCGCCTGGAGCATCGCCGAGGAGCAGGTGGCGGCGCAGATCTACTCGGCGCCGCGCGGCTCGGTGGTCTTCCTCTCCGGCAACTACACGGGGACGATGGCGCGCCTGGCCGACGAGTTCACCGCGGCCATCGGCGGGCGGCGCGTGACGTACGCGCCGCTCGAGGACGCGCCGCGCGACCTGGACTTCGCCAACGCCGACCTCATCGTGGCCTTCGGCGCCGACTTCCTGGAGACCTGGGGGTCGCCGGTCGACTACGCCTGGCAGTTCGCGCAGATGCACGCCTACCGCAAGGGCGGCGTGCGCGGGAAGTTCATCTGGGTGGGCCCGCACCGCCCGCTGACGGGGCTGAACGCCGACCTGTGGCTGAACTGCAAGCCGGGGACGGAGGCGCTGGTGGCCGACGCGCTGGCCAGCGGCAACGCCGGCGCGGCCGCGCAGGCCGGGATCGACGCCCGGAAGCTGCAGACCGCGATCGACTGGTATCGGACGGCCCGCACGCCGGTCGCCATGGGCCCCGGCGCGGCGCTCCGCTCCAGCGGCAACACGGCGCTCGAGGCGGCGGTCGCCCGGCTGAACCGCGGCGGCGGGGCGGCGGCTCCGGCCCGTCCGGCCGACATGCGCCCCATGGTGGAGCTGATCCGGCAGATGGCCGCGGGGCAGGTGCGCGTCCTGCTGATCGACGCCTCGGACCCGGTGTTCACCCTCCCCGGGGGGCTGAAGTTCGCCCAGGCGCTGAAGAAGGTGCCGGTGCGCGTCTCGTTCTCGTCCTTCCCGGACGACACGGCGCGCATGGCCAACTTCATCCTCCCCCAGAGCCACTTCCTGGAGAGCTGGGACGACCATGCGCCGCGCGCCGGGGTGCTGAACCTGGTGCAGCCGGCCATGCGCCCCGTCTTCAACACCAAGCAGGTCGGCGACGTCCTGCTGGCGGTGGCCGCGCGGCTGAACCTGGCCCTCCCCGGCGCCGCCGCGGGGGCGAAGACCTACTACGACTACCTGGTGGCCAACTGGGCCGGCCGGGCGAGCGGCTCGGCCTGGCGCGACGCGCTGAAGGCCGGCGGCATCTTCGCCGCCTCGGGCGGCACGGCGGCGCTCCCCGCGGGCGCGGCAGCGGCGACGGCTCCGGCCGGCGCGCAGCCGGCTCCGGTGGCGACGACACCCGTCCCCACGACGCCGGCCCCGGTGGCCGCGACGGCGGCTCCGGCCGGTGCCGCGGCGGCGCCGATCTTCGAGGGGACCGGCGAGTACGTGCTGGTCGTCTACCCCAGCTACCGCTTCTTCGACGGGCGCAACGCGAACCGGCCCTGGCTGCTGGAGCTGCCGGACCCGGTGACCAAGGTACCGTGGGACATGTGGGTGGAGGTCCATCCCAACACCGCCAAGAAGCTCGGCGTGGTGCAGGGCGACGTGCTGGAGGTGAAGTCGCCCCACGGCGCGATCCAGCTTCCCGCCTACATCTGGCCGGGCGTGCGCGAAGACGCCGTCGCCATCCAGATGGGGATGGGGCACGAGGGCTTCGGGCGGTGGACGGCCGGGCGCGGCGCCAACCCCATGAAGCTGCTGGGCGGCGCGGTGGACCCGGCCTCGGGGGCGTTCGTGCACTACGGAGTGCGGGTCTCCCTCCGCGCCACCGGCGAGGGCGCGGGCCCGCGCTTCCAGGGGCTGTACGAGAACGGCGTGCGCATCCAGCACGACCGCGAGGTGGCGCAGGCGGTGTCGCTGGCCGCCATCACGCAGGCCGACGCGCAGGGCCCCGGCGCCATCCCCGGCTCGGAGCACGAGATCGAGGAGCTGAAGGGGAACGGCGGCTTCAAGCCCGTTCCCACCCGCACCGACCCGGCGGGCGGGTACCCCACGCCGGGGTCCGAGTACGGCCAGTACATCCCCGGCGACACGCGCTGGGCGATGGTGATGGACCTGGCCCGCTGCATCGGCTGCTCGGCGTGCACCGTGGCCTGCTACGCCGAGAACAACATCCCCGTGGTGGGGCCCTCCGAGTACAAGCGCGGGCGCGACCTCAGCTGGCTGCGCATCGAGCGCTACTTCGGCGTGGGGCAGGACGAGGCCGAGGCGTACTCGGACGCGGCGACCGACGACGTGCGCTTCGTGCCCATGCCCTGCCAGCACTGCTCGAACGCCCCCTGCGAGCCGGTGTGCCCCGTCTACGCGGCGTACCACACGCCCGACGGGCTGAACGGGCAGGTGTACAACCGCTGCGTGGGCACGCGCTACTGCGCCAACAACTGCCCGTACAAGGTGCGCGTGTTCAACTGGTTCACCTACCAGTTCGAGACACCGCTGAACTGGCAGCTGAACCCCGACGTGACGGTGCGCGAGAAGGGCGTGATGGAGAAGTGCACCTTCTGCGTGCAGCGCATCCACGAGGGCGAGCGCCGCGCCGCGGTGGAGGGGCGCCACGTGCGCGACGGCGAGGTGGTGCCGGCCTGCGCGCAGGCGTGCCCCACCCAGGTCATCACCTTCGGCAACATCCGCGACCAGAACTCGGCGGTGGCGCGGGCGGCCACCACCAACCGCGGGTACCGCGCGCTGGAGGAGCTGAACACGCAGACGGCCATCGTCTACCTGAAGAAGGTCACGCTGCACCAGCCGCGCAACACCAGCCACGAGGCCGAGGAGCGCGCCGAGATGGGCGGCACGGAGAACACGCCGCAGGCCGGCGTACACCCGGGAGGGCGTTGA